From one Luteolibacter sp. Y139 genomic stretch:
- a CDS encoding sugar phosphate isomerase/epimerase family protein, producing MSRPVTLFTGQWADIPAEELFPKVKAMGFDGVELACWGDHFDVQAALNDPAYIPARWELLKKHGLACYAISAHLVGQAICDPIDDRHKSILPEHVWGNGDPEGVRQRAAQEMIDTAKAARKFFDAGKEYMATKPAGSGKTVVNGFTGSSIWGALYAFPPTSQEYLQKGFDDFGRRFKPILDAFDKEDVYFALEVHPTEIAFDIVSAQRAIEAVGGHKRFGFNYDPSHLGYQGVDYVKFIYQFAERIHHAHMKDVWWGHGTGEVGVFGGHTDFCDARRYWDFRSVGRGDINFEEVIVALNDTRYNGPLSIEWEDGRMDRFHGATESCAFVKNLDFPRNTVAFDAAFDKSNQ from the coding sequence ATGTCCAGACCTGTAACCCTTTTCACCGGCCAGTGGGCCGACATCCCCGCGGAAGAACTTTTCCCCAAGGTCAAGGCCATGGGCTTCGACGGCGTCGAGCTGGCGTGCTGGGGTGACCACTTCGATGTCCAAGCCGCGCTCAATGATCCGGCTTATATTCCTGCCCGCTGGGAATTGCTGAAGAAGCACGGCCTCGCCTGCTACGCGATTTCCGCCCACCTCGTCGGCCAGGCGATCTGCGATCCCATCGACGATCGCCACAAGTCGATCCTGCCCGAGCACGTCTGGGGCAATGGTGATCCGGAAGGCGTCCGCCAGCGTGCCGCTCAGGAGATGATCGACACGGCAAAGGCCGCGCGGAAGTTCTTCGATGCGGGGAAGGAATACATGGCGACCAAGCCAGCTGGCTCCGGCAAGACCGTGGTGAATGGTTTCACCGGGTCCTCGATCTGGGGCGCGCTCTATGCCTTCCCCCCGACCAGCCAGGAGTATTTGCAAAAGGGCTTCGATGACTTCGGTCGCCGCTTCAAGCCGATCCTGGATGCCTTCGACAAGGAGGACGTTTACTTCGCGCTTGAGGTTCACCCGACCGAAATCGCTTTCGACATCGTGTCCGCACAGCGTGCGATTGAAGCTGTGGGTGGCCACAAGCGTTTCGGCTTCAACTACGACCCGAGCCACCTCGGCTATCAAGGGGTAGACTACGTGAAGTTCATCTATCAGTTCGCCGAGCGCATCCATCATGCCCACATGAAGGACGTGTGGTGGGGCCACGGCACCGGCGAGGTCGGCGTTTTCGGTGGCCACACCGATTTCTGCGACGCGCGCCGCTACTGGGATTTCCGCAGCGTGGGCCGCGGCGACATCAACTTCGAGGAAGTCATCGTCGCGCTCAATGACACGCGCTACAACGGACCGCTTTCGATCGAGTGGGAAGACGGCCGGATGGACCGCTTCCATGGTGCCACCGAGAGCTGCGCCTTCGTCAAGAACCTCGATTTCCCGCGCAATACCGTCGCCTTCGACGCCGCGTTCGACAAATCCAACCAATAA
- a CDS encoding Gfo/Idh/MocA family protein produces MSTKVGVIGAGGMLRYHADGFRKAGATVTAVADPAPGAAERAAKQWDIEGAYESVEDMLAKADIDAVSIIVPNKFHKPLAIQCLNAGKHVFSEKPPALNAAEVQEMIDAANAAGKKLMFNFNNRARPESIAMKKYAADGTVGKINSAQAKWIRRTGIPGFGGWFTTKALSGGGPVIDLLHMIDLALYFMDYPEPAHVLAQTFNDHITDKGFKGPWGIPDRADGVNDVEAAAHGFVTFKTGQVLTLQVSWAEMIKREEVSVVFQGSKAGGKVERLFGRDGLDETAIDTCELYVQENGCSVNRSIVTEACEDMGRSASAANFIHAIEGKAEAFNTPDQALKLMKIIDAIYASAASGAPVAV; encoded by the coding sequence ATGTCTACCAAAGTAGGAGTTATCGGAGCGGGCGGCATGCTGCGCTATCACGCGGACGGTTTCCGCAAGGCCGGAGCCACCGTCACCGCCGTGGCCGACCCGGCACCGGGTGCTGCGGAGCGTGCAGCGAAGCAGTGGGATATCGAAGGCGCCTACGAGAGCGTCGAAGACATGCTGGCGAAGGCCGACATCGATGCTGTGTCGATCATCGTCCCTAACAAGTTCCACAAGCCGCTGGCGATCCAGTGCCTCAATGCGGGCAAGCACGTCTTCTCCGAAAAGCCGCCGGCGCTGAATGCCGCGGAAGTGCAGGAGATGATCGATGCGGCCAATGCCGCGGGCAAGAAGCTGATGTTCAACTTCAACAATCGCGCCCGGCCCGAGTCGATCGCGATGAAGAAGTATGCGGCCGATGGCACCGTGGGTAAGATCAATTCGGCACAGGCCAAGTGGATCCGCCGCACCGGCATCCCGGGCTTTGGCGGTTGGTTCACCACCAAGGCGCTGTCCGGTGGTGGTCCGGTGATCGACCTGCTGCACATGATCGACCTCGCACTCTACTTCATGGACTACCCTGAGCCGGCGCACGTGCTCGCTCAGACCTTCAACGATCACATCACCGACAAGGGCTTCAAGGGGCCATGGGGTATTCCTGACCGTGCCGATGGCGTCAACGACGTGGAGGCAGCTGCCCACGGCTTCGTCACCTTTAAGACCGGCCAGGTCCTGACGCTTCAGGTTTCCTGGGCTGAGATGATCAAGCGCGAGGAAGTCTCCGTCGTGTTCCAAGGCTCGAAGGCCGGTGGCAAGGTGGAGCGTCTGTTCGGCCGTGATGGCCTGGATGAGACCGCGATCGACACCTGCGAGCTTTACGTGCAGGAGAATGGCTGTTCCGTGAACCGCAGCATCGTCACCGAAGCTTGTGAGGACATGGGCCGCAGCGCTTCCGCCGCGAACTTCATCCACGCGATCGAGGGCAAGGCCGAGGCATTCAATACGCCGGACCAAGCGCTCAAGCTGATGAAGATCATCGACGCGATCTACGCTTCCGCTGCCTCGGGCGCGCCGGTGGCCGTTTGA
- a CDS encoding Gfo/Idh/MocA family protein, with product MNRKLRMGMVGGGRGAFIGGVHRMAANLDGKIELVAGCFSSDPEKSRLSGEDFFLDPARVYTSYEEMAQKEAALPVGERIDFVSVVVRNNLHVPVAKAFLKAGINVICDKPLAFSLAEAKEFAEVVKKSGKVFALTHNYTGYPMVKEARAIVKSGKLGRLLKIVAEYPQGYAASAFKDAADGAISNWRMDPNTSGVSNCIGDIGTHAENLARYITGLEIEELAAELTTFIPGRQLDDDGNILVRYEQGVKGIIYASQVSSGDENNLNIRVYGTEGSIEWHQEHPNELIVKWLDKPRETWRRGNTYNGAEASGVTRLPFGHPEAFIEAFANVYLAAGEAIRDEVQGKFPRPEGYDFPTVDDGIAGMAFIEAAVTSSKNNAAWTKPGH from the coding sequence ATGAATCGAAAACTCCGCATGGGCATGGTTGGCGGCGGCCGTGGTGCCTTTATTGGTGGCGTCCACCGCATGGCTGCGAACCTGGATGGCAAGATCGAGCTTGTCGCCGGCTGCTTCTCTTCCGATCCCGAGAAGAGTCGGCTTTCCGGCGAGGACTTCTTCCTCGATCCGGCTCGCGTTTACACTTCCTACGAGGAGATGGCGCAGAAGGAGGCCGCCTTGCCGGTCGGGGAGCGCATCGACTTTGTTTCGGTCGTGGTCCGTAACAACCTCCACGTGCCGGTGGCCAAGGCCTTCTTGAAGGCCGGGATCAATGTGATCTGTGACAAGCCGCTGGCGTTCTCGCTCGCCGAAGCGAAGGAGTTCGCTGAGGTGGTGAAGAAGTCCGGGAAGGTGTTCGCGCTGACCCACAACTACACGGGCTATCCGATGGTCAAGGAAGCGCGCGCGATCGTGAAGTCGGGCAAGCTGGGCCGTTTGCTCAAGATCGTGGCGGAGTATCCGCAGGGGTATGCTGCCAGCGCCTTCAAGGATGCGGCGGATGGGGCGATCTCCAACTGGCGTATGGATCCGAATACCTCGGGTGTCTCAAATTGCATCGGCGACATTGGCACGCATGCCGAGAATCTGGCCCGCTACATCACCGGTCTTGAGATCGAGGAGCTTGCCGCGGAGTTGACGACCTTTATTCCCGGTCGCCAGTTGGACGATGATGGCAACATTCTCGTCCGCTACGAGCAGGGCGTGAAGGGGATCATTTATGCCTCGCAGGTTTCCAGCGGTGATGAGAACAACCTCAACATCCGCGTCTACGGCACGGAAGGGTCGATCGAGTGGCATCAGGAGCACCCGAACGAGCTGATCGTGAAGTGGCTCGACAAGCCGCGCGAGACCTGGCGGCGCGGCAATACTTACAATGGTGCCGAGGCTTCCGGTGTCACTCGCCTGCCCTTCGGCCATCCGGAGGCGTTCATCGAGGCTTTCGCGAATGTCTACCTCGCCGCAGGTGAGGCGATCCGCGACGAGGTGCAGGGCAAGTTTCCGCGTCCGGAAGGCTATGATTTCCCGACCGTGGACGATGGCATCGCCGGGATGGCCTTCATTGAGGCGGCGGTCACTTCTTCAAAAAACAACGCGGCTTGGACGAAGCCTGGTCATTGA
- a CDS encoding ThuA domain-containing protein produces the protein MKPTLLLPLAGAAAAFFLVAAAPDNEQAPPGAAEAIAKALPDKPFAKPLKARKVLVFAKTAGFRHQSIPTGKLALTELGKKTGAFETVVSDDLANFEPKTIDQFDAIVFLSTTMDPFSPSQDELKGMDDKAKKDAEKHVERLQKSLLDFVKGGKGFVGIHAATDTFYNWAEYGEMVGAYFDGHPWGAGQEVSIKVEPGQEKHPLVAMFEGKNQDFKEEIYQFKAPYDSKKYHMLLRLDTEKTDMKLGGIKRTDGDFGVAWAHSYGKGRVFYCSIGHNNEMYWNPVILRHYLAGIQWAIGDFKVKVDK, from the coding sequence ATGAAACCAACCCTTCTTCTTCCTCTCGCCGGTGCCGCTGCGGCGTTCTTCCTCGTGGCCGCTGCTCCGGACAATGAACAGGCTCCTCCGGGGGCCGCCGAGGCGATTGCCAAGGCGCTCCCGGACAAGCCCTTCGCCAAGCCGCTCAAGGCACGCAAGGTGCTCGTTTTCGCGAAGACCGCGGGCTTTCGCCACCAGTCGATCCCGACCGGCAAGCTCGCGCTGACGGAACTCGGCAAGAAGACCGGTGCCTTTGAGACCGTGGTCAGCGACGACCTCGCGAACTTCGAGCCGAAGACGATCGATCAGTTCGATGCGATCGTCTTCCTCAGCACCACCATGGATCCCTTCTCGCCTTCGCAGGACGAGCTGAAGGGGATGGACGACAAGGCCAAGAAGGACGCCGAGAAGCACGTGGAGCGTCTCCAGAAAAGCCTCCTGGACTTCGTGAAGGGCGGCAAGGGCTTCGTGGGCATCCACGCGGCCACCGATACCTTCTACAACTGGGCCGAGTATGGCGAGATGGTGGGCGCTTACTTCGATGGCCATCCTTGGGGGGCGGGCCAAGAGGTTTCCATCAAGGTGGAACCCGGCCAGGAAAAGCATCCGCTGGTCGCGATGTTCGAGGGCAAGAACCAGGACTTCAAGGAGGAGATCTATCAGTTCAAGGCACCCTACGACTCGAAGAAGTATCACATGCTGCTGCGTCTCGACACGGAGAAGACTGATATGAAGCTCGGAGGCATCAAGCGGACCGATGGCGACTTCGGCGTGGCGTGGGCGCACTCGTATGGCAAGGGCCGCGTCTTCTACTGCTCGATCGGCCACAATAACGAGATGTATTGGAATCCCGTGATCCTTCGCCATTACCTCGCCGGCATCCAGTGGGCGATCGGCGACTTCAAGGTGAAGGTGGACAAGTGA
- a CDS encoding SGNH/GDSL hydrolase family protein — translation MNLKFLRSASLLLGMAFAAKAAPLRILAIGDSMTEEYAYELTFSAPDSDQFNANVRNWPELLRLFRPAEATLGPFESTGGSYLDLRDAGHEWNFGIPGMTMVFWKNLLYNTPSNDDDEKVVKYAYGVTRNALENQLPSAQVVVILLGANDLKKEYNDLFNNTEDPNFLNDLVHTYLNQIYAWVRFLRPNVPIVVCTVPDVGATPQISGTYNIPAKQASTRAKIAAFNQSIITWAAGKTTNPPAIARIDLLTDRLFDEHPFQLNATVFTLPGHPENLPTRVFCKDGFHIATMAQALVANEIMATINTKLGTNLTLFSNREILQNLLGLNPDQPYLTWISAAGLTGSPMDADPDRDGIPNVAEYALGTPPNSFSRPFTGSFAPGRSFSWHPDPIGLRFASLTAEESANLTTWAPVPAARTSTAGDGTVSVTPAVGSRSFVRVQALAKP, via the coding sequence ATGAACCTGAAGTTTTTGCGCTCCGCCTCCCTCCTCCTCGGAATGGCGTTCGCAGCGAAGGCAGCGCCGCTGAGGATTCTCGCGATCGGCGACAGCATGACGGAGGAGTATGCCTACGAGCTGACCTTCTCCGCGCCCGATTCGGATCAATTCAATGCCAACGTCCGGAATTGGCCCGAGCTCTTGCGGCTCTTCCGCCCTGCCGAAGCCACCTTGGGACCTTTCGAATCCACCGGTGGCAGTTACCTCGACCTGCGGGATGCGGGACACGAGTGGAACTTCGGGATCCCCGGCATGACCATGGTCTTCTGGAAGAACCTGCTATACAACACGCCTTCCAATGATGACGACGAAAAGGTGGTGAAATATGCCTACGGAGTCACCCGGAACGCGCTCGAAAACCAACTGCCTTCCGCCCAAGTCGTCGTGATCCTTCTAGGAGCCAACGATCTGAAGAAGGAATACAATGACCTCTTCAACAACACGGAGGATCCCAACTTCCTCAATGACCTGGTCCACACCTACCTGAACCAGATCTACGCTTGGGTGAGATTCCTCCGTCCGAATGTCCCCATCGTGGTCTGCACGGTCCCGGACGTCGGTGCCACGCCGCAGATCTCCGGAACCTACAACATTCCAGCGAAGCAAGCCTCGACCCGCGCCAAGATCGCCGCCTTCAACCAATCGATCATCACGTGGGCCGCGGGAAAGACCACCAATCCCCCGGCGATTGCACGCATCGATCTCCTCACCGACCGGCTTTTCGACGAGCACCCGTTCCAGCTCAACGCCACCGTCTTCACCCTTCCCGGACATCCCGAGAATCTTCCAACGAGAGTCTTCTGCAAGGACGGCTTCCACATCGCCACGATGGCCCAGGCACTCGTCGCCAATGAAATCATGGCGACCATCAACACGAAGCTCGGCACCAACCTCACGCTCTTCTCCAACCGCGAGATCCTTCAGAACCTGCTCGGTCTGAATCCCGACCAGCCCTACCTGACGTGGATCTCCGCAGCCGGACTGACAGGCTCACCCATGGATGCCGATCCTGACCGCGACGGCATCCCCAACGTCGCGGAGTATGCCTTGGGCACCCCACCCAATTCCTTCAGCCGCCCATTCACCGGCAGCTTCGCCCCGGGCCGGTCGTTCTCGTGGCATCCTGATCCCATCGGCCTCCGCTTCGCGTCGCTGACCGCGGAAGAGTCCGCCAACCTCACCACATGGGCGCCGGTGCCAGCCGCAAGAACAAGCACGGCGGGCGACGGAACGGTGTCCGTCACGCCCGCCGTGGGGTCGAGAAGCTTTGTTAGAGTGCAGGCTCTTGCGAAGCCGTAG
- a CDS encoding Ig-like domain-containing protein — MTTSRIVALLGACTLVHSAHATLIAGWETTGQNNWGTQGLAATQKHSNVTVGGLTRGSGVDTGAGSSLNGWGGEHWNAESYDDGIAANRFITFTITPGSGSEVSIETFTLHYRRSTNGPLVAALQFKIGNGAYIDVEEMLLDAEANTAGIANDIDLSSIQELQDHSGSPITFRLIPYLANDDEGDFYVWGESPGLDLTVQGTVTGSSGGDTTPPTLSGVTPNDNATNVPAPATLTAVFNENIARGTGSILVKEAATGTVVNTLNVTNPAQVGLTVNQINLVMANPLTPGTDYYVVIPEGAIVDLAGNPFAGFTDSESWNFTTLQVIDPPEVVVNKFFNGSPDRVELLVTGNGEPGSTVDLRGMILKEFSGNIDTDLGSKLVFSSSPLWSAVPVGTLVTLTNWASSPDVSASDFTLSVGLTDPTYFTPVAGSPEFDLNATEMIMIKHAGSDPAGTSGGIHALAAGSPSGLSFFATYPGAKVITDATTGANLGAKVGNATATLADYMSGTDASGGLLLSLDDFGSPNNGTNAAFIAALRGRTAGQGDGVATVTNGTLDSALLGLPAFDAGQTGRLVKVSLLAQASTAPLTQVRIVVPAALGTPTGAVLSGPASAGASVSRNGQTIQVNSAAITKLNALEITISGLSTPASSQVSNNGIYPLAISTTGAGGTLTPIPAQAAVRVVTPIGALHDTDADGLALDSGLVVAVSGTVSEEDFGGGAANFSGFLQDASGGINISSPTLNLGLLRGYRFTVLGTVVQTNGQTSIVPTSATHIVDRGPVPEVLGARTTLPNLFSNPELKEGSLITLSNLVLDSGTWGPGTTATLRDPLGNTIDVRIQPGSTATSMPSTPIVITGIVGQSDGTSPFTGSYFLMPRDPGDAVSMTDVALWRADHGVTNPNSAADDDGDGRDNAYEYAFGLDPRSAASSSAIVGNLDPATGKFSFTRRPPAMTGLSYRVFTSSNLTSWTQDGAATLNVTSLTNDVETVEVTLGTPAPLPSSSFFIRVETP; from the coding sequence ATGACCACGTCCCGAATCGTCGCCCTCCTCGGCGCCTGCACCCTCGTCCACTCCGCCCACGCCACGCTCATCGCTGGCTGGGAAACCACCGGCCAAAACAACTGGGGTACCCAGGGATTGGCCGCCACCCAGAAACACTCCAATGTCACTGTCGGCGGATTGACCCGCGGCAGCGGCGTCGACACCGGTGCCGGCTCCTCCCTCAATGGCTGGGGCGGCGAACACTGGAATGCCGAATCCTACGATGACGGCATCGCCGCCAACCGCTTCATCACCTTCACCATCACCCCGGGCTCGGGCTCGGAGGTTTCGATCGAAACCTTCACCCTCCACTACCGGCGCTCCACCAATGGCCCGCTCGTGGCCGCCCTCCAGTTCAAGATCGGCAATGGAGCCTACATCGACGTCGAGGAAATGTTGCTCGATGCCGAGGCAAACACCGCCGGCATCGCCAACGACATCGACCTGTCGTCGATCCAGGAGCTCCAAGATCACAGCGGCAGCCCCATCACCTTCCGCCTGATCCCCTACCTTGCAAACGATGACGAGGGAGACTTCTACGTCTGGGGCGAGTCTCCCGGCTTGGATCTCACGGTCCAAGGCACCGTCACCGGCTCCAGCGGTGGCGATACCACTCCTCCCACCCTTTCCGGCGTCACCCCGAACGACAACGCCACCAACGTTCCCGCACCGGCTACACTCACCGCCGTGTTCAACGAGAACATTGCCCGCGGCACCGGCTCCATTCTCGTCAAGGAAGCGGCCACCGGCACAGTCGTCAACACGCTCAATGTCACCAACCCCGCGCAAGTCGGGCTGACGGTCAACCAGATCAACCTGGTGATGGCCAATCCACTCACCCCCGGTACCGACTACTATGTGGTGATTCCGGAGGGAGCCATCGTGGACCTTGCCGGGAATCCCTTCGCCGGCTTCACCGACAGCGAATCTTGGAACTTCACCACCCTGCAGGTCATCGATCCGCCGGAGGTGGTGGTAAACAAGTTCTTCAATGGCTCGCCTGACCGGGTCGAACTCCTCGTCACCGGTAATGGCGAGCCCGGCTCCACCGTCGACCTGCGCGGGATGATCCTGAAGGAATTCAGCGGGAACATCGACACCGACCTCGGCAGCAAGCTGGTCTTCAGCTCTTCTCCGCTGTGGTCGGCAGTCCCGGTCGGAACCTTGGTCACGCTCACCAACTGGGCCAGCAGCCCGGACGTCTCGGCCTCGGACTTCACGCTGTCCGTGGGCCTTACGGACCCCACTTACTTCACACCCGTCGCCGGCTCCCCGGAATTCGATCTGAACGCCACGGAGATGATCATGATCAAGCATGCTGGCAGCGATCCGGCGGGCACCAGCGGCGGCATCCATGCCTTGGCCGCAGGAAGCCCGTCAGGCCTGTCGTTCTTCGCCACCTATCCCGGTGCCAAGGTGATCACCGACGCCACCACCGGCGCCAACCTCGGAGCGAAGGTCGGCAACGCTACCGCCACGCTGGCCGACTACATGTCCGGCACCGACGCAAGTGGCGGATTGCTCCTGAGCCTCGACGACTTCGGCTCACCGAACAATGGCACCAATGCCGCGTTCATCGCCGCCCTGCGCGGACGAACCGCAGGTCAGGGAGATGGCGTTGCCACCGTCACCAATGGCACGCTCGATAGCGCCCTGCTCGGGCTACCGGCCTTCGATGCGGGACAGACCGGTCGCCTGGTCAAGGTGAGCCTGCTTGCACAAGCCAGCACCGCTCCTCTCACCCAAGTCAGGATCGTCGTTCCCGCGGCGCTAGGAACTCCAACCGGAGCCGTGCTTTCCGGCCCTGCCTCCGCAGGTGCCAGCGTGTCCCGCAATGGACAGACGATCCAGGTGAATTCGGCAGCCATCACCAAGCTCAATGCCTTGGAAATCACTATCAGCGGCCTCTCCACCCCCGCTTCCTCACAAGTCTCCAACAATGGAATCTATCCACTGGCGATCTCCACGACGGGCGCAGGCGGCACGCTGACACCCATCCCGGCTCAAGCAGCGGTAAGGGTGGTCACCCCGATCGGGGCCCTGCATGACACCGATGCCGACGGACTCGCCTTGGATTCCGGTCTGGTCGTCGCGGTTTCCGGCACGGTCAGCGAAGAAGACTTCGGAGGGGGCGCGGCGAACTTCAGCGGCTTCCTTCAGGACGCCAGCGGCGGCATCAATATCTCCTCGCCGACCTTGAACCTCGGCTTGCTTCGCGGCTACCGCTTCACCGTCCTCGGCACTGTCGTCCAGACCAATGGCCAGACCTCGATCGTTCCGACCTCGGCAACTCACATCGTGGATCGCGGCCCGGTTCCCGAGGTCTTGGGAGCCCGGACCACCTTGCCCAATCTCTTCTCCAATCCCGAGCTGAAGGAAGGCTCCCTCATCACCCTCAGCAATCTCGTCCTCGACTCCGGAACGTGGGGACCGGGCACCACCGCAACGCTTCGCGATCCGCTGGGAAACACCATCGACGTCCGTATCCAACCCGGCTCCACGGCCACTTCGATGCCCTCCACTCCCATCGTCATCACCGGCATCGTCGGCCAATCGGACGGCACGTCTCCCTTCACCGGCAGCTATTTCCTCATGCCTCGTGATCCCGGCGATGCGGTGAGCATGACCGATGTTGCCCTCTGGAGGGCCGATCACGGCGTCACCAACCCTAACAGTGCCGCCGACGATGATGGCGATGGCCGCGACAACGCTTACGAATACGCCTTCGGCCTCGACCCGCGCTCGGCGGCCTCTTCAAGCGCCATCGTCGGCAACCTCGATCCTGCCACGGGCAAGTTCAGCTTCACCCGCCGCCCGCCCGCCATGACCGGCCTCAGCTATCGCGTCTTCACCTCGAGCAATCTGACGAGTTGGACACAGGACGGCGCGGCCACCCTGAATGTCACCAGCCTCACCAACGACGTCGAAACGGTGGAAGTCACGCTCGGCACACCTGCGCCGCTGCCTTCGTCGTCGTTCTTCATCCGCGTGGAGACGCCGTGA